A window from Salvia miltiorrhiza cultivar Shanhuang (shh) chromosome 2, IMPLAD_Smil_shh, whole genome shotgun sequence encodes these proteins:
- the LOC131008650 gene encoding probable gamma-secretase subunit PEN-2 — protein MDDDSRTPFSNLAAAGSVLPTTDEASSSTIRSVRTEWPTIDGPLGLSHEDSLTYARRFFKLGFLCLPFLWAVSCFYFWPVLRHPRSHQSHPRLRRYLVGSAIGFLLFTTILSSWALTFAIGGERLFGHVWGELVMYNVAEKYGLTGWI, from the exons ATGGACGACGATTCTAGGACCCCTTTCTCCAATCTCGCCGCCGCCGGGAGCGTTCTCCCCACTACCGACGAGGCTTCATCGTCAACAATTAGGTCGGTGCGGACCGAATGGCCGACGATCGACGGCCCTCTCGGCCTCTCTCACGAGGATTCGCTAACCTACGCCCGTAGATTCTTCAAATTGGGGTTTTTGTGCCTGCCGTTCCTGTGGGCGGTTAGTTGCTTCTATTTCTGGCCTGTCCTCCGCCACCCCCGTTCTCATCAGTCTCACCCGCGCCTCCGCCGTT ATCTTGTTGGATCAGCAATTGGTTTCCTCCTGTTCACAACAATTCTTTCTTCATGGGCTCTTACCTTTGCAATTGGAGGGGAGCGTCTGTTTGGCCATGTTTGGGGGGAATTAGTAATGTACAATGTAGCAGAAAAATATGGTTTAACAGGATGGATCTAG
- the LOC131008652 gene encoding polyubiquitin-like translates to MDLIFQTSGGNPFCVEVGYFDTVLEIKEKIQKEQGIPISKQTIIFNGAVLRDDLNVHYSDILDRSRIHLVLADFPPSKLRLLLKMPSSKLVPLEMDARDTIQRLKEKIYEIEGAPLARLLIHANGNELPDHKTMLDCDLTDNSELTVGFRPPNAASRPTLMKLRVLAQYGAEKIPVEVNAGDNVGELRKKLQKMKVNLPQEGYFFIYKQNVMDDDRSFRWHHVAQGDTIEVFSGSVSGGS, encoded by the coding sequence ATGGATTTGATCTTCCAAACAAGCGGCGGAAATCCCTTCTGCGTGGAAGTAGGCTACTTCGACACAGTCCTCGAAATCAAAGAGAAGATCCAGAAAGAGCAAGGCATCCCCATTTCCAAGCAAACCATAATCTTCAACGGCGCCGTCCTCCGCGACGACCTCAACGTCCACTACTCCGACATCCTCGACCGCTCCCGCATCCACCTCGTCCTCGCCGACTTCCCGCCCTCCAAACTCCGCCTCCTCCTCAAAATGCCCTCGTCCAAGCTCGTCCCCCTCGAGATGGACGCAAGGGACACCATCCAACGCCTTAAGGAGAAGATCTACGAGATCGAGGGAGCTCCCCTCGCCCGCCTACTCATTCATGCCAATGGCAACGAACTTCCCGATCACAAGACCATGCTCGACTGCGACCTCACCGACAATTCCGAGCTCACGGTGGGCTTCAGGCCGCCCAACGCTGCGTCGCGACCGACTCTGATGAAGCTGCGGGTGCTGGCGCAGTATGGGGCGGAGAAGATTCCGGTGGAGGTGAACGCAGGGGATAATGTGGGAGAGCTGAGAAAGAAGCTGCAGAAGATGAAGGTCAATCTTCCGCAAGAAGgctatttctttatttacaaacAGAATGTGATGGATGATGATCGATCTTTCAGGTGGCACCATGTTGCTCAAGGAGATACCATTGAGGTCTTTAGTGGTAGTGTTTCTGGTGGATCGTGa